From the Apus apus isolate bApuApu2 chromosome 4, bApuApu2.pri.cur, whole genome shotgun sequence genome, one window contains:
- the HHEX gene encoding hematopoietically-expressed homeobox protein HHEX, whose translation MQYQPAGAAPAAAALGVGVPLYAPTPLLQPAHPTPFYIEDILGRGPATAPAPHSLPAPPPPTLPSPNSSFTSLVSPYRTPIYEPTPIHPAFSHHLAATYSTGAYTGPLYSFPRAVGDYAHALIRQDPLGKPLLWSPFIQRPLHKRKGGQVRFSNDQTIELEKKFETQKYLSPPERKRLAKILQLSERQVKTWFQNRRAKWRRLKQENPQATKKEEVEGADGHSDQRPESCPTPEQKGKEVSLDGSQYTPSPASQEDLESDVSDDSDQEVDIEGDKGYYNPTH comes from the exons ATGCAGTACCAGCCGGCGGGCGCGGCGCCGGCGGCCGCGGCCCTGGGCGTCGGCGTCCCGCTGTACGCGCCCACGCCGCTGCTCCAACCCGCGCACCCCACGCCCTTCTACATCGAGGACATCCTGGGCCGCGGCCCGGCCACCGCCCCGGCCCCCCActccctgcccgccccgccgccgccgacGCTACCGTCGCCCAACTCctctttcaccagcttggtgtcCCCATACCGCACCCCCATCTACGAGCCGACCCCCATCCACCCGGCTTTTTCCCACCACCTCGCCGCCACCTACAGCACCGGCGCCTACACCGGGCCTCTGTACTCCTTTCCCCGCGCCGTCGGCGACTACGCGCACGCCCTGATCCGACAGGACCCCCTGG GGAAGCCGCTGCTGTGGAGCCCCTTCATCCAGCGGCCGCTGCACAAGAGGAAAGGTGGGCAGGTCCGCTTTTCCAACGACCAGACCATCGAGTTGGAGAAGAAGTTCGAGACACAGAAATACCTCTCCCCGCCTGAGAGAAAGCGCCTGGCCAAGATTCTGCAGCTCAGCGAGAGGCAG GTCAAAACGTGGTTTCAGAATCGCAGAGCCAAATGGAGGCGCCTAAAGCAG GAGAACCCCCAGGCCACCAAAAAAGAAGAAGTAGAAGGTGCTGATGGCCACAGTGACCAAAGGCCAGAGAGCTGCCCGACCCCTGAGCAGAAGGGTAAGGAGGTCTCCCTGGATGGCTCACAGTACACcccctcaccagcctcacaggaGGACCTGGAGTCAGATGTCTCCGACGACTCTGATCAAGAAGTGGACATTGAAGGCGATAAAGGCTATTACAATCCTACCCACTAG